The nucleotide window GGTGAACCTCGTGGACTTCTTCGGCAAAGCCGTCACATGCGCGTCGGTGCCAGGTTCCAGGCCTGCAGCGATATGAACCTGGCCGCGCCTCCGCGTGCGAACAGGCTGACGCCCGTGCTGTCGGTCCGCGTCGGATAGATGCGCTGGGTCACGCATTGCCGGCGGTTGGCGAAGACCTCGAGGATCGAACGGTCCAGGAAGATGCGCAGCACCAGCGGTTCACCCGGCACCAGTTCGAACGGTCCTTCCTGCGCGGTGACGTACTGTTCGTGCTCAGGCAGGTGCGGCTGCAGACTCCGGTATCGGGTGTAACGTATTTCGCGGTCGAGGGACGACCGGCTGACATCGACGCGCAGGACGCCTGCCGCCACGTCGCAGGAAACCGCGGTTTCCTCCTCGCCCCCCGGTGAGCGCAGCACTTTCACGCCGACCTCCCGCGCCTCCCGGGGATCGATCTCGACGGCCAGTTCCAGGCAGTCCCCTCCGATGCCCTCGAGTGCCACCTCGGAATCAGCAGTTACATCGATAGACTCATGCCGGCGGGCATCGAGCCGCAGCATTTCAAGCTCCGGCACGGGTTCGATCTGCAGGTGACCGCCGGGCCCCGGTGACAACAGGCGCGGAACGGTCATTACGCCCGACCATCCTGACGCGCGTTCGCGCTCGTTTCCGCGCAGTTCGCGGATCCAGTCGAAGAATACGCGCCGTCCATTGGGATCCAGCAGCGTCCTCGGGCCGCCGAGATGTCCTCCTTCCCAGCTCAAGCGCCCGTGTATCTCGGGAATAAACCGTTCGTCCCGCACCTCGCCGATATAGTACTGGCTTCCCTGCAGATGGCTGCAGAAGAGTAGCATGTGCCGGTCGCCGAAGGGGAAGAAATCGGGCACGGCGCAGTCTTCGCCGCCTTCGGTCCATGCCCGCCTCGACTGGTAAAACACGTCGACGTACGCCCAGGTGCGCAGGTCCTCCGATTTAAACAGGAACGCGGCGTCCCCCCGGCCTTGCGGGTCCCGGTTGTTGACGGCGGCGTAATACTGGCCGTCCGCCAGCCACCCGCAGGGGTCGTGCATGGTGTAGCGCCCGAAGTCGGCGCTCCCCGCTTCCGGCTCGGGGATCACCGGATTCCCCGGGTCTTTCGTCCATTCTATCAGCAGGTCGTCGCTGCTGCGGGCGAGACAGAGTCCGTCGGGGTTGCCGTAGTAGATCAGTACCGGAACCCCGTCCTTGCTGACCAGGGCGCCCCCGCTGAAGCAGCCCTTCCGGTCCGGCCCGTCCGCATCCGGTTTCAGCGCCACAGGATGGTGGACCCAGTGCACGAGGTCGGTACTGGAGGCATGGCCCCACTGGATGAGATGCCAGTAGGCGCCGTGCGGATTATACTGGTAGAAGATGTGATAGCGGCCCTTCCAGTAAAGGGCCCCGTTGATATCGTTCATCCAGGCCGCGGGCGGCGTGAAGTGGTAGACGGGCCGGTGCGGGTCGCGTGCAAAGGAGGCAGCGAGTTCGCCGGCTTCCCGTATAAGGGTTTCCATCCGTTCAATCCGGTTGTCATCGGTCATTTTAGCGCTCGCGGGTTGCCTGGTCGGGAT belongs to Gemmatimonadota bacterium and includes:
- a CDS encoding glycoside hydrolase family 32 protein, translated to METLIREAGELAASFARDPHRPVYHFTPPAAWMNDINGALYWKGRYHIFYQYNPHGAYWHLIQWGHASSTDLVHWVHHPVALKPDADGPDRKGCFSGGALVSKDGVPVLIYYGNPDGLCLARSSDDLLIEWTKDPGNPVIPEPEAGSADFGRYTMHDPCGWLADGQYYAAVNNRDPQGRGDAAFLFKSEDLRTWAYVDVFYQSRRAWTEGGEDCAVPDFFPFGDRHMLLFCSHLQGSQYYIGEVRDERFIPEIHGRLSWEGGHLGGPRTLLDPNGRRVFFDWIRELRGNERERASGWSGVMTVPRLLSPGPGGHLQIEPVPELEMLRLDARRHESIDVTADSEVALEGIGGDCLELAVEIDPREAREVGVKVLRSPGGEEETAVSCDVAAGVLRVDVSRSSLDREIRYTRYRSLQPHLPEHEQYVTAQEGPFELVPGEPLVLRIFLDRSILEVFANRRQCVTQRIYPTRTDSTGVSLFARGGAARFISLQAWNLAPTRM